A single genomic interval of Deltaproteobacteria bacterium harbors:
- a CDS encoding DUF4091 domain-containing protein: MRHVVVGILLLTAPAIARATPSVWVTHATVKIQPGDAPGTSTSASISAAQNEFEAFQVAINGGASGATGVSVNAPTLTGPGGATIPAANVRLYREALITTTYASNQEVSPGTWPDALIPDVDELANEKRNAFPFDVPANENRVVWVEVLVPANATAGDYTGTLQVIGNGGLSVNVPVTLTVWPFALPSTASLPSTFGLGWDTPCLAYYAQGYDDPRCGDSGVEQLRIQWTQFFLDHRITVDQVYTGPSSSGSGYDWTTWDALYGPLFDGSANTRLAGAKVTTIRYTWGSSSAEYGAWATHFKQQGWFSRTYDYTCDEPPNGCTYSEIPGRVANVRAGDPEFRTLVTTNIDDATSNGVLSDITMMTPIINEMDDKSGGSFSGSQRANYDAYVTGGNTLFWYQSCESIGCSGGTGAKSYDAYSTGWPSMMIDAPAMRNRAMEWLSFAYQMQGELYYATGVAIENGADPYQDQWFFGGNGDGTLVYPGTAAQIGGTTDIPVASMRMKLIREGMEDYEYLKLVSDLGDPTFAQQQAATVVQHPYAVNDDPSVMYAARTALAQRIIQLQGTSNGCSDGTAASACSTTKPEQCIGGTLVAACASCGCPSGQSCNSDGTCSATSTAGQYSAERVAHTPTIDGQLSEYEGMPQLAIGSSNVQAAWDDTNLYLAFDVADADLVPSDGGEPNVYDADAVEVMIDPDGNGGATADANDVHLIVDVAGHVSDATAWTNYAYDAHAQIAVDLEGGTLNSATTARGYRVELAIPWSSLGVTPASGVGFGFDVAIDDKTLAGTLSSADWMGLSAFNNPSAWGHITLSATSPASNSSSSTGSTGSTSGATGTSGSSTSTSGGAGSTTTGGSASGGGSSGSSGNPTAHGGCSSGNGEVGFAAIFAALAFVRRRRE, encoded by the coding sequence ATGCGTCATGTCGTTGTCGGGATCCTGCTGCTGACTGCGCCTGCCATCGCGCGCGCTACGCCGAGCGTGTGGGTCACGCACGCGACCGTGAAGATTCAACCCGGCGACGCGCCTGGCACCTCGACGAGCGCCAGCATCTCCGCGGCCCAGAACGAGTTCGAGGCGTTTCAGGTCGCCATCAACGGCGGCGCCTCGGGCGCAACCGGCGTGAGCGTGAACGCGCCCACGCTCACCGGCCCGGGCGGCGCGACGATTCCCGCGGCCAACGTGCGGCTCTATCGCGAGGCGCTGATCACCACGACGTACGCGTCGAACCAGGAGGTCAGCCCCGGCACCTGGCCCGACGCGCTCATCCCGGACGTCGACGAGCTCGCGAACGAGAAGCGAAACGCCTTCCCCTTCGACGTGCCCGCCAACGAGAACCGCGTGGTGTGGGTCGAAGTCCTGGTTCCGGCGAATGCGACTGCGGGCGACTACACGGGCACGCTTCAAGTCATTGGCAATGGAGGGCTCTCGGTGAACGTGCCGGTGACGCTCACCGTGTGGCCGTTCGCGCTGCCCTCGACCGCGAGCTTGCCCTCGACGTTCGGCCTGGGCTGGGACACGCCGTGCCTCGCGTACTACGCGCAGGGCTACGACGATCCGCGCTGCGGCGATTCGGGCGTGGAGCAGCTGCGCATCCAGTGGACGCAGTTCTTTCTCGACCATCGGATCACGGTCGATCAGGTCTACACGGGCCCGTCGTCGAGCGGCTCGGGCTACGACTGGACCACCTGGGACGCGCTCTACGGCCCGCTCTTCGACGGCAGCGCCAACACGCGACTCGCCGGCGCGAAGGTGACGACCATCCGCTACACGTGGGGCTCGAGCTCGGCCGAGTACGGCGCCTGGGCCACGCACTTCAAGCAGCAAGGCTGGTTCAGCCGCACGTACGACTACACCTGCGACGAGCCTCCCAACGGCTGCACGTACAGCGAAATCCCGGGGCGCGTCGCGAACGTGCGCGCGGGCGATCCCGAGTTCCGCACGCTGGTCACGACCAACATCGACGACGCCACCAGCAACGGCGTGCTCAGCGACATCACCATGATGACGCCCATCATCAACGAGATGGACGACAAGAGCGGCGGCAGCTTCTCGGGCAGCCAGCGCGCGAACTACGACGCCTACGTCACCGGTGGGAACACGCTCTTCTGGTACCAGAGCTGCGAGAGCATCGGCTGCAGTGGCGGCACGGGCGCCAAGAGCTACGACGCGTACTCCACCGGCTGGCCGTCGATGATGATCGACGCGCCTGCGATGCGAAATCGCGCCATGGAGTGGCTCTCGTTCGCGTACCAGATGCAGGGCGAGCTCTATTACGCGACCGGCGTGGCCATCGAGAACGGCGCGGATCCGTACCAGGACCAGTGGTTCTTCGGAGGCAACGGCGACGGCACGCTCGTCTATCCCGGCACCGCGGCGCAGATCGGAGGCACCACGGACATCCCCGTGGCGAGCATGCGCATGAAGCTCATCCGCGAGGGCATGGAGGACTACGAGTACTTGAAGCTCGTGTCGGACCTGGGCGATCCCACGTTCGCGCAGCAGCAAGCGGCAACGGTCGTGCAGCACCCGTACGCGGTGAACGACGATCCCAGCGTGATGTACGCGGCGCGCACCGCGCTCGCACAGCGGATCATCCAGCTCCAGGGCACGAGCAACGGGTGCAGCGACGGCACGGCCGCGAGCGCGTGCAGCACCACCAAGCCCGAGCAGTGCATCGGCGGAACGCTCGTGGCCGCGTGCGCTTCGTGTGGCTGTCCGAGCGGCCAGAGCTGCAATTCCGATGGCACGTGCAGCGCGACGTCGACCGCGGGCCAGTACAGCGCCGAGCGCGTGGCGCACACCCCGACCATCGACGGCCAGCTCAGCGAGTACGAAGGCATGCCCCAGCTCGCGATTGGCAGCTCGAACGTGCAGGCCGCGTGGGACGACACGAACTTGTACCTGGCCTTCGACGTCGCCGATGCCGACCTCGTGCCTTCGGACGGCGGCGAGCCCAACGTGTACGACGCGGATGCGGTCGAGGTGATGATCGATCCCGACGGCAACGGCGGCGCGACGGCCGATGCGAACGACGTGCACCTCATCGTCGATGTCGCGGGCCACGTGAGCGACGCCACCGCGTGGACCAACTACGCATACGACGCGCACGCGCAGATCGCCGTGGACCTCGAGGGCGGCACGCTCAACAGCGCCACCACCGCACGCGGCTATCGCGTGGAGCTCGCGATCCCGTGGAGCAGCTTGGGCGTCACGCCGGCGAGTGGTGTCGGCTTCGGGTTCGACGTGGCCATCGACGACAAGACGCTCGCGGGCACGCTCAGCTCGGCCGATTGGATGGGCCTGAGCGCGTTCAACAACCCGAGCGCCTGGGGACACATCACGCTCAGCGCGACATCGCCGGCGAGCAACTCCAGCAGTTCAACCGGCTCGACGGGATCGACGAGCGGTGCGACCGGCACGAGCGGCTCCAGCACGAGCACCAGCGGCGGCGCAGGCTCGACGACGACCGGCGGCAGCGCGAGCGGCGGCGGCTCGAGCGGCAGCAGCGGAAATCCGACGGCACACGGCGGCTGCAGCAGTGGCAACGGCGAGGTCGGCTTCGCGGCGATCTTCGCGGCGCTCGCGTTCGTGCGGCGTCGACGCGAATGA
- a CDS encoding lamin tail domain-containing protein, whose protein sequence is MRLRVLVSMAALSLAAIGCGSTNSATSSSSGSHTTGTHGASTTSTSSTHGSGSSGASTGTSESTSGSSGASSDSGSTGGSTTATTASTGSTAASTGGSSGASTNGASTGSDSGSTGATTATTTTSSSSSSTSTTSSTGSSASTTTAGSSGSTASASTSGSDSGSTGASTTTTGSSSSTTGTTASSSSGSTGTSDSGSTGSTGTTSSSGSSSGSTTGTTGTSGSNVSAQIATIRQAIHDASASPVTLSSLPITGGVVSYIKGDYASAGAGAAEGPGFFVQNDNSGPALFFAMDPTVIGLSVGDTVDVVATQGAWQSCSSSASNPNHCSADVSIYAVTGATVTKTGSGQALPTAQDLTNDTSFSAPIVTPVSNIGWVYDTELVTMRGVISGAFGSGGAGFQKATFSTLGSGAAGDLALRLPTSLLSTVGLYQGCDVTVSGVPMWRFGLDTEVTAWTANDLIINSCPALQVSSVTPADTATNVDVLTNLIVTFNAPMFPGSVGGQGAPGPCVGNIQVSADGFNTCAGLSGTALSSNNTVATLQFQPALSYGETYGVRVLGSVTGVQSLAGGSMSQDFNSSFTTVLPGPATCGSVATGALVISQIYGGGGNSGAQYKNDFIELHNRSNATIDLTGLSVEELGATVDGGWNITTPLAGSIGPGGYYLVAEGAGTQDAGALPTPDATGTIAIGASSGKAALINGTTKTPFGCPANALDLVAFGSGATCAENSENSTDGGAAAAPSNSTAIFRAGAGCTDTDDNAADFSVAAPAPRNSASPANVCSCAGSSTANETGSASEVGYCVLQAPATLSLAPGADSGLVYGRYYQNGLTPSASGAANVIAQVGFGPPSANPENQAGWTWSTTPAAFNAACHTDPGNPCQNNDEYMQSFTAPAATGTYAYTYRFSIDNGATWTYCDLDGAGSNSGLQFDVTQLPTLTVQ, encoded by the coding sequence ATGCGCCTGCGCGTACTCGTTTCGATGGCAGCCCTCTCGCTTGCGGCCATCGGCTGCGGCAGCACCAACTCCGCCACCAGCAGCAGCAGCGGCTCGCACACCACGGGCACGCACGGCGCATCCACGACGTCCACCAGCTCCACGCACGGCTCGGGCAGCTCCGGCGCCAGCACCGGGACCAGCGAGAGCACCTCGGGCAGCTCGGGCGCGTCGAGCGACTCGGGCAGCACCGGCGGCTCCACCACCGCGACCACGGCCAGCACGGGCTCCACGGCAGCTTCCACGGGCGGCAGCTCGGGCGCGTCGACCAACGGCGCCAGCACCGGCAGCGACTCCGGCTCCACCGGCGCAACGACGGCCACGACCACCACCAGCTCGTCGAGCTCCTCCACGTCGACCACCAGCTCCACGGGCTCGTCGGCCTCGACCACGACCGCCGGCAGCTCGGGCTCGACGGCGAGCGCCTCGACCTCGGGCAGCGACTCGGGTTCCACGGGCGCGTCGACCACGACCACCGGCAGCAGCTCGAGCACCACGGGCACCACCGCGTCGTCGAGCAGCGGCAGCACCGGCACCAGCGATTCGGGCTCCACGGGCTCGACGGGCACCACCAGCAGCAGCGGCTCGAGCAGCGGCAGCACCACGGGCACGACCGGCACCAGCGGCTCGAACGTGAGCGCGCAGATCGCCACCATCCGCCAGGCCATCCACGACGCGAGCGCGTCGCCGGTGACGCTGAGCTCGCTGCCCATCACCGGCGGCGTGGTGAGCTACATCAAGGGCGACTACGCCAGCGCGGGCGCAGGCGCGGCCGAGGGCCCGGGCTTCTTCGTGCAGAACGACAACAGCGGCCCGGCGCTCTTCTTCGCGATGGATCCCACGGTCATCGGCCTCTCGGTCGGCGACACGGTGGACGTGGTTGCGACCCAGGGCGCGTGGCAGTCGTGCTCGTCGTCGGCGTCGAACCCGAACCACTGCTCGGCCGACGTCTCCATCTACGCCGTCACCGGCGCCACCGTGACGAAGACCGGCTCCGGTCAGGCGCTCCCGACGGCCCAGGACCTCACCAACGACACCAGCTTCTCGGCTCCCATCGTTACGCCCGTGAGCAACATCGGCTGGGTCTACGACACCGAGCTGGTGACCATGCGCGGCGTGATCAGCGGCGCGTTCGGCTCGGGCGGCGCGGGCTTCCAGAAGGCGACCTTCTCCACTTTGGGCAGCGGCGCTGCGGGTGACCTCGCGCTCCGCTTGCCCACGTCGCTGCTGAGCACCGTCGGCCTGTACCAGGGCTGTGACGTGACCGTGAGCGGCGTGCCCATGTGGCGCTTCGGGCTCGACACCGAGGTCACCGCCTGGACGGCGAATGACCTCATCATCAACAGCTGCCCTGCGTTGCAGGTGTCGAGCGTGACGCCGGCTGACACGGCGACCAACGTGGACGTGCTCACCAACCTCATCGTGACCTTCAACGCGCCGATGTTCCCCGGTTCGGTGGGCGGCCAGGGCGCGCCGGGGCCGTGCGTGGGCAACATCCAGGTCTCGGCGGACGGCTTCAACACCTGCGCCGGGCTCTCGGGCACCGCGCTGTCGTCGAACAACACGGTGGCCACGCTTCAGTTCCAGCCTGCGCTCTCCTATGGCGAGACCTACGGGGTTCGCGTGCTGGGCAGCGTGACCGGCGTACAGTCGCTCGCGGGCGGCTCGATGTCGCAGGACTTCAACTCCAGCTTCACCACCGTGCTGCCGGGCCCGGCGACCTGCGGCTCGGTCGCCACGGGCGCGCTGGTGATCAGCCAGATCTACGGCGGCGGCGGCAACAGCGGCGCGCAGTACAAGAACGACTTCATCGAGCTCCACAACCGCAGCAACGCCACCATCGATCTCACCGGCCTCTCGGTCGAGGAGCTCGGCGCGACGGTGGACGGGGGCTGGAACATCACCACCCCGCTGGCGGGCTCGATTGGGCCCGGCGGCTACTACCTCGTGGCAGAGGGCGCAGGCACCCAGGACGCCGGCGCGCTCCCCACCCCGGACGCCACGGGCACCATCGCCATCGGAGCCAGCTCGGGCAAGGCCGCGCTCATCAACGGCACGACGAAGACGCCGTTCGGCTGCCCCGCGAACGCGCTCGACCTGGTGGCGTTCGGCAGCGGAGCCACCTGCGCGGAGAACAGCGAGAACAGCACCGACGGCGGCGCGGCTGCGGCGCCCTCGAACTCCACCGCCATCTTCCGCGCGGGCGCGGGCTGCACCGACACCGACGACAACGCCGCCGATTTCTCCGTGGCCGCACCGGCGCCGCGCAACAGCGCAAGCCCAGCCAACGTGTGCAGCTGCGCGGGCAGCAGCACGGCCAACGAGACCGGCTCGGCCTCCGAGGTCGGCTACTGCGTTCTCCAAGCGCCCGCCACGCTCTCGCTCGCCCCCGGCGCGGACTCGGGCCTGGTGTACGGCCGCTACTACCAGAACGGCCTCACCCCTTCGGCGTCGGGTGCGGCGAACGTGATCGCGCAGGTGGGCTTCGGCCCGCCCTCGGCAAACCCCGAGAATCAGGCCGGCTGGACCTGGAGCACCACGCCGGCGGCCTTCAACGCCGCCTGCCACACCGACCCGGGCAACCCCTGCCAGAACAATGACGAGTACATGCAGAGCTTTACGGCGCCCGCTGCGACCGGCACGTACGCGTACACGTACCGCTTCAGCATCGACAACGGCGCCACCTGGACCTACTGCGACCTCGACGGCGCGGGCTCCAACAGCGGCCTGCAGTTCGACGTGACCCAGCTGCCGACGCTCACCGTCCAGTAG
- a CDS encoding NAD(P)-dependent alcohol dehydrogenase has protein sequence MIETRAYAAFAADKPLAPWTLSRREPLANDVVIDILFSGICHSDLHTVRSEWRDVDYPLVPGHEILGKVSRVGSGVTRFKVGDLAAVGCMVDSCRTCSSCQDGLEQYCDAGMIQTYGSKDADGRITQGGYATNIVVDEKYVLRAPTNIAPERVAPLLCAGITTYSPLRHWKVGKGSRVAVLGLGGLGHMAVKIAHAMGAEVTMLSGTASKQADAKKLGAHEFVLTSDKAAVKRSAKRFDLIIDTVSGKHDLPTFLGMLKLDGKLVVVGASPEPLELPLFPLIFNRRSISGSLIGGIAETQEMLDFCSQHELGADVEVIEPSQINQAYERLLKSDVRYRFVIDTGKL, from the coding sequence ATGATCGAGACCCGCGCCTACGCCGCCTTCGCCGCCGACAAGCCGCTCGCGCCCTGGACGCTGAGCCGCCGCGAGCCGCTCGCGAACGACGTGGTCATCGACATCCTCTTCTCCGGCATCTGCCACTCCGACCTGCACACCGTGCGCAGCGAGTGGCGCGACGTGGACTACCCGCTCGTCCCCGGCCACGAGATCTTGGGCAAGGTGAGCCGTGTGGGCAGCGGCGTGACCAGGTTCAAGGTCGGCGACCTCGCGGCCGTGGGCTGCATGGTCGATTCGTGCCGCACCTGCTCGTCGTGCCAGGACGGGCTCGAGCAGTACTGCGACGCCGGCATGATCCAGACCTACGGCAGCAAGGACGCCGACGGACGCATCACGCAGGGCGGCTACGCCACGAACATCGTCGTCGACGAGAAGTACGTGCTGCGCGCGCCCACCAACATCGCGCCCGAGCGCGTGGCCCCGCTGCTCTGCGCCGGCATCACCACCTACTCGCCGCTGCGGCACTGGAAGGTCGGAAAGGGCTCGCGCGTGGCGGTGCTCGGGCTGGGCGGCCTGGGCCACATGGCGGTGAAGATCGCCCACGCCATGGGCGCCGAGGTGACCATGCTCAGCGGCACGGCGAGCAAGCAGGCCGATGCCAAGAAGCTGGGCGCGCACGAGTTCGTGCTCACCTCCGACAAGGCCGCGGTGAAGCGCTCGGCCAAGCGCTTCGACCTCATCATCGACACCGTGTCCGGCAAGCACGACCTGCCGACGTTCCTCGGGATGCTCAAGCTCGACGGCAAGCTGGTGGTCGTCGGCGCTTCGCCGGAGCCGCTGGAGCTGCCGCTCTTCCCGCTCATCTTCAACCGGCGCAGCATCTCCGGCTCGCTCATTGGCGGCATCGCCGAGACGCAGGAGATGCTCGACTTCTGCAGCCAGCACGAGCTCGGCGCGGACGTCGAGGTCATCGAGCCGTCGCAGATCAACCAGGCGTACGAGCGGCTGCTCAAGAGCGACGTGCGCTACCGGTTCGTGATCGACACCGGCAAGCTGTGA
- a CDS encoding DUF1460 domain-containing protein: MVLLLLALAAAPAAPAPACVTQMSRPQLDGLVKKLHAMPDFTSRIDAASAAFLTTPYVNDPLGEGPGATPDPDPTVRYDGVDCVTYVEEVLAISQAPSIDEAEKLLQHIRYVGDQVAYTDRNHFMESEWIPSNEKKGFVKNVTAQVGGADVIHDVRTFSPGQWKDRTDAKQLEALPENRRPLGKFDLVALPLDKVEAHAAAIPEGAIVVVAHKSDDKTSNRYSHLGFVVRHDGQVFVRHASSLKKQVIEDTLAEFVAKNRKYKDWPVSGFVFLQPLAPTAGAKSASAK; this comes from the coding sequence ATGGTTCTGCTCCTCCTCGCCCTCGCTGCTGCGCCCGCCGCGCCCGCGCCCGCGTGCGTGACCCAGATGAGCCGCCCGCAGCTCGACGGACTGGTGAAGAAGCTGCACGCGATGCCGGACTTCACCTCGCGCATCGACGCGGCGTCGGCGGCGTTCCTCACCACGCCGTACGTGAATGACCCGCTCGGCGAGGGCCCGGGCGCGACGCCAGATCCCGACCCGACGGTGCGCTACGACGGCGTGGACTGCGTGACCTACGTGGAAGAGGTGCTGGCGATCTCCCAGGCGCCGTCGATCGACGAGGCGGAAAAGCTGTTGCAACATATTCGTTATGTCGGCGACCAGGTGGCGTACACGGATCGCAACCACTTCATGGAGTCGGAGTGGATTCCGAGCAATGAGAAGAAGGGCTTCGTGAAGAACGTGACCGCGCAGGTCGGCGGCGCGGACGTGATTCACGATGTGCGCACCTTCTCGCCCGGGCAGTGGAAGGACCGCACCGACGCGAAGCAGCTCGAGGCGCTGCCGGAGAATCGGCGGCCGCTGGGGAAGTTCGACCTGGTGGCGCTGCCGCTGGACAAGGTCGAGGCGCACGCCGCGGCGATTCCCGAGGGCGCGATCGTGGTGGTGGCGCACAAGAGCGACGACAAGACGTCGAACCGGTACAGCCACCTGGGCTTCGTGGTGCGTCACGACGGGCAGGTGTTCGTGCGGCACGCGTCGAGCCTGAAGAAGCAGGTCATTGAGGACACGCTCGCTGAGTTCGTGGCGAAGAATCGCAAATATAAGGATTGGCCGGTGAGCGGGTTCGTGTTCCTGCAGCCGCTGGCGCCGACGGCCGGGGCGAAGAGCGCGTCGGCGAAGTGA
- a CDS encoding response regulator, translating into MADLLIVDDDLDLAELLAEVLAQEGHEVRVAHDGEDGLARLTERRPDVVLLDVEMPQLDGPGMAYRMVVHDCGLEEIPIVLASGVADLREVASRVGTPYYLAKPFQLSALFRVLNLALEERRAPGATEGRGGQVLMSHESS; encoded by the coding sequence ATGGCCGATCTGCTCATCGTCGATGATGACCTCGACCTCGCCGAACTTCTCGCGGAGGTGTTGGCGCAGGAGGGCCACGAGGTGCGCGTGGCACATGACGGCGAGGACGGGCTCGCTCGTCTGACGGAGCGCCGGCCGGACGTGGTGCTGCTCGACGTGGAGATGCCGCAGCTCGACGGGCCAGGCATGGCCTATCGCATGGTCGTGCACGACTGCGGGTTGGAGGAGATCCCCATCGTGCTCGCGAGCGGGGTGGCGGATCTGCGGGAGGTCGCGTCGCGCGTGGGCACGCCGTACTACCTGGCGAAGCCGTTTCAGCTCTCGGCGCTGTTTCGGGTGCTCAACCTGGCGCTGGAGGAGCGGCGGGCGCCGGGGGCGACCGAGGGGCGCGGCGGGCAGGTGCTCATGAGTCATGAGAGCTCGTGA
- a CDS encoding PAS-domain containing protein, translated as MKLGPVAKFFRTRRKSAREPAPAPHDSASFRSALLQAMTEASADGILVVSPEGQILSVNSQMVEQWSLPPEIVQAGSDELALASVVERVADSEAFLAKIRHLYANPDERSWDEITLKTGRILERYSAPVVGVDGTRYGRIWFFRDVTARKEAEELLEKLRKEFAASIVHDLRAPIQTILLQTNLFLRSAVDGKVEVQEAALRRIEKQTLQLARMTTDLLDTTAVDLRRLRLELEAFALTELASDTIEDFKPLLMRHLIELKSDAQTPPVRADRHRIAQVLVNLLTNAASYSPDGTAIEVSVKPSDGGVELSVHDQGAGIPETELPHVFDRFFRSEHTRSKVPGHGLGLYVARAFVEAHGGHIIAESAPNEGSTFRFWLPAATPAPAPH; from the coding sequence ATGAAGCTGGGCCCCGTCGCGAAGTTCTTCCGGACGCGCCGCAAGTCCGCCCGGGAGCCCGCGCCCGCGCCGCACGACTCGGCGAGCTTCCGCTCCGCGCTCCTCCAGGCCATGACCGAGGCCTCGGCCGACGGCATCCTCGTCGTCTCGCCAGAAGGGCAAATCCTCTCGGTCAACAGCCAGATGGTCGAGCAATGGAGCCTGCCGCCGGAGATCGTCCAGGCGGGCTCCGACGAGCTGGCGCTCGCGTCGGTGGTCGAACGCGTGGCGGACTCCGAAGCCTTCCTGGCCAAGATTCGCCACCTCTACGCCAACCCCGACGAGCGCAGCTGGGACGAGATCACCCTCAAGACGGGCCGCATACTCGAGCGCTACAGCGCGCCGGTGGTCGGCGTCGACGGCACGCGCTACGGCCGCATCTGGTTCTTCCGCGACGTCACCGCGCGAAAGGAGGCCGAGGAGCTGCTGGAGAAGCTGCGCAAGGAGTTCGCGGCCTCGATCGTCCATGACCTGCGCGCGCCAATCCAAACCATTTTGTTACAAACGAACCTGTTCCTGCGATCGGCGGTGGACGGCAAGGTCGAGGTGCAGGAGGCGGCGCTGCGGCGCATCGAGAAGCAGACGTTGCAGCTCGCGCGCATGACCACCGATCTCCTCGACACGACGGCCGTGGACCTGCGGCGACTGCGGCTGGAGCTCGAGGCGTTTGCGCTCACCGAGCTCGCCAGCGACACCATCGAGGACTTCAAGCCGCTGTTGATGCGGCACCTCATCGAGCTCAAGTCCGATGCGCAGACACCGCCCGTGCGCGCCGATCGCCACCGCATCGCGCAGGTGCTGGTGAACCTGCTCACCAACGCGGCGTCGTACTCGCCGGATGGCACGGCGATCGAGGTGAGCGTGAAGCCGAGCGACGGCGGCGTGGAGCTCTCGGTTCACGATCAAGGCGCAGGCATTCCGGAGACCGAGCTGCCGCATGTCTTCGATCGCTTCTTCCGCAGCGAACACACGCGCTCCAAGGTGCCTGGCCACGGGCTGGGGCTCTACGTGGCGCGCGCGTTCGTGGAGGCGCACGGTGGCCACATCATCGCGGAGAGCGCGCCGAACGAGGGGAGCACGTTCCGGTTCTGGCTGCCGGCCGCGACTCCCGCCCCTGCGCCGCACTGA
- a CDS encoding phospholipase D family protein: MRTLDAQLLSGRELYREVVLERLAHARESVWIATANVKAMLVERNGEFVPIVDVFAELSKRGVELRLLHAELPSRPFRDAFDKQARLVKGGLGLRTCPRVHFKAVLVDRAWLYLGSANLTGAGLGAKAADRRNFELGFATEDFDTIDRVTALFEAVWSGAECRTCKVREVCPDPIGPAEKRPRKKRERRDDGGIELGRSRRLRRGR; encoded by the coding sequence ATGCGCACGCTCGACGCCCAGCTCCTCAGCGGCCGCGAGCTCTACCGCGAGGTGGTGCTCGAGCGGCTCGCGCACGCGCGCGAGAGCGTGTGGATCGCCACCGCCAACGTGAAGGCCATGCTCGTGGAGCGGAATGGCGAGTTCGTGCCCATCGTCGACGTGTTCGCGGAGCTCTCGAAGCGCGGCGTGGAGTTGCGGCTCTTGCATGCCGAGCTGCCGTCGCGGCCGTTTCGCGACGCCTTCGACAAGCAGGCGCGCCTGGTGAAGGGCGGCCTTGGCCTGCGCACCTGCCCGCGCGTGCACTTCAAGGCGGTGCTCGTGGACCGCGCGTGGCTCTACCTCGGCAGCGCCAATCTGACGGGGGCGGGCCTGGGCGCGAAGGCAGCCGACCGGCGCAACTTCGAGCTCGGCTTCGCCACCGAAGACTTCGACACCATCGATCGCGTGACCGCGCTCTTCGAAGCGGTCTGGAGCGGCGCCGAGTGTCGCACCTGCAAGGTGCGCGAGGTGTGTCCGGATCCCATTGGCCCCGCGGAGAAGCGGCCGCGGAAGAAGCGCGAGCGCCGAGATGACGGCGGCATCGAGCTCGGGCGCTCGCGGCGGCTGCGGCGCGGCCGCTGA
- a CDS encoding aminotransferase class I/II-fold pyridoxal phosphate-dependent enzyme, with protein sequence MRLDFRSDTVTLPTPEMRRAMAEAELGDDQYGEDPTVRALEERSAALVGKEAALFVPSGIAGNLCAILAQCQRGDEVVLGELSHIFQNEGGAYAVFGGLHVRPVPNRSACPDPADVAAVIRPQGVQFPRTALLCLENTHNWLSGAVVKPAEMDAVCAVAKKAGMAIHLDGARIFNAALALGLDAKVLCAPVDTVQFCFSKGLSAPVGSAVCGSKAVIEKARKARKMLGGAMRQAGVLAAACRIALETMRDRLADDHANAKRLAQGLAEIPGVKLDASKIETNIVAFGLDDSKFGERFRDACVAEGLLLSCYGGDWRKLRAVTHHGLDRDHVDAALRIVKAAVAVA encoded by the coding sequence ATGCGCCTCGACTTCCGCTCCGACACCGTCACCCTGCCCACGCCCGAGATGCGGCGGGCCATGGCCGAGGCCGAGCTCGGCGACGACCAGTACGGCGAAGATCCCACCGTGCGCGCCCTCGAGGAGCGCAGCGCCGCACTGGTGGGCAAGGAGGCGGCGCTCTTCGTGCCCAGCGGCATCGCCGGGAACCTCTGCGCCATCTTGGCGCAGTGCCAGCGCGGCGACGAAGTGGTCCTCGGCGAGCTCTCGCACATCTTTCAGAACGAGGGCGGCGCCTACGCGGTCTTCGGCGGATTGCACGTGCGGCCCGTGCCCAATCGCAGCGCGTGTCCGGACCCGGCCGACGTGGCCGCGGTGATTCGTCCGCAGGGCGTGCAGTTCCCGCGCACGGCGCTGCTCTGTCTGGAGAACACGCACAACTGGCTCTCGGGCGCGGTGGTGAAGCCCGCGGAGATGGACGCGGTGTGCGCGGTGGCGAAGAAGGCCGGCATGGCCATCCACCTCGACGGCGCGCGCATCTTCAACGCGGCGCTCGCGCTCGGCTTGGACGCGAAGGTGCTCTGCGCGCCCGTGGACACGGTGCAGTTCTGCTTCTCCAAGGGCCTCTCGGCGCCGGTGGGCTCGGCGGTGTGCGGAAGCAAGGCGGTCATCGAGAAGGCGCGGAAGGCGCGCAAGATGCTCGGGGGCGCGATGCGGCAGGCGGGCGTGCTCGCGGCCGCGTGCCGCATCGCGTTGGAAACGATGCGCGACCGGCTCGCCGACGATCATGCGAACGCCAAGCGCCTCGCGCAGGGGCTCGCGGAGATTCCCGGCGTGAAGCTCGACGCGTCGAAGATCGAGACCAACATCGTGGCCTTCGGGCTCGACGACTCGAAGTTCGGCGAGCGCTTCCGCGACGCGTGCGTGGCCGAGGGGCTCTTGCTGAGTTGCTATGGCGGCGACTGGCGCAAGCTGCGCGCGGTGACGCACCACGGCCTGGATCGCGATCACGTGGACGCCGCGCTTCGGATTGTGAAGGCCGCGGTAGCGGTGGCCTAG